One Streptomyces lincolnensis genomic region harbors:
- a CDS encoding class I SAM-dependent methyltransferase, protein MRETAMTQRTGRIPAQPGPREAVEPVLTNAGSGGGAEAVPGQAGGSFLNQAVGTADAVIAGAGPVVRLGERPTVKLRDAGPDDPPRYAPEWLELREGPDAAARAHDLLDPLRIRLANLPGKAGFVIHDLGCGTGSMGRWLASRIDGAQHWILHDRDPYLLHFAAVASPRSAADGSRVTVETRRGDVGRLTPDALAGASLVTASALLDVLTREEIDTLAAACTGAGCPALLTLSVAGRVELTPSHPMDEEIAEAFNAHQRRDGLLGPDAVTAACEAFSERGATVRLHPSPWRLGPAESELTAQWLRGWVGAAVEERPELKERAEPYLRERLEACAAGELRVLVHHTDLLALSRPTGGGS, encoded by the coding sequence ATGAGGGAGACGGCGATGACTCAGCGGACGGGACGGATCCCGGCACAGCCCGGGCCCAGGGAGGCGGTGGAGCCGGTGCTCACGAATGCGGGGTCGGGCGGGGGTGCCGAGGCGGTCCCGGGGCAGGCCGGAGGGTCCTTCCTCAACCAGGCCGTCGGGACGGCCGACGCCGTCATCGCCGGGGCCGGGCCCGTCGTCCGCCTCGGTGAGCGGCCCACGGTGAAGCTGCGGGACGCGGGCCCCGACGACCCGCCGCGCTACGCCCCCGAGTGGCTGGAGCTGCGCGAGGGCCCCGACGCCGCGGCACGGGCGCACGACCTGCTCGACCCGCTGCGCATCCGGCTCGCCAACCTGCCGGGCAAGGCCGGGTTCGTCATCCACGACCTGGGCTGCGGCACGGGCTCGATGGGCCGCTGGCTGGCCTCCCGGATCGACGGCGCCCAGCACTGGATCCTGCACGACCGCGACCCCTACCTGCTGCACTTCGCCGCGGTGGCCTCCCCGCGCTCCGCGGCCGACGGCAGCCGCGTCACGGTCGAGACCCGGCGCGGCGACGTCGGCCGGCTCACCCCGGACGCCCTCGCCGGCGCCTCGCTGGTGACGGCCTCCGCGCTGCTCGACGTGCTCACCCGCGAGGAGATCGACACCCTCGCCGCGGCCTGCACCGGGGCCGGCTGCCCGGCGCTGCTGACGCTCTCCGTCGCCGGCCGCGTCGAACTCACCCCGTCCCACCCGATGGACGAGGAGATCGCCGAGGCCTTCAACGCCCACCAGCGGCGCGACGGACTGCTCGGCCCCGACGCGGTCACCGCGGCGTGCGAGGCGTTCTCCGAACGCGGCGCGACGGTACGGCTGCACCCGAGCCCCTGGCGGCTCGGCCCCGCCGAGTCCGAGCTGACGGCCCAGTGGCTGCGCGGCTGGGTCGGCGCGGCCGTCGAGGAGCGGCCCGAGCTGAAGGAGCGTGCGGAACCGTATCTGCGCGAGCGCCTCGAAGCCTGCGCGGCGGGGGAGTTGCGCGTCCTGGTCCACCACACCGACCTCCTCGCCCTGTCCCGTCCGACGGGCGGAGGGTCATGA
- a CDS encoding glycosyltransferase family 4 protein — protein MTDVTLEKIERVEKPMPGVPGGVESRLDYLPVQHSALKNAEIIPMSLRSVHFVMPGGVDDPTVPSGGNAYDRRVSLDLAGFGWQVHQHAVPGEWPRPSAAARAELARTLRDLPDGTIVLLDGLVACGVPEIVVPETERLSLAVLVHLPLGDETGLDPAAAAELDAKERAVLRAVPAVVATSDWAVRRLVSHHGLAPDRVHVAAPGADIAPLAPGTDGVSRLLCVAAVTPRKGQHRLIEALATVTELPWSCVCVGGLTHDPQYVASLRVLIKKYGLQDRLHLAGPQAGAELDASYHAADLMVLTSYAETYGMAVTEALARGIPVLATDVGGLPEAVGRAPDGGVPGILVPPEDPAALAAELRGWFGEADVRRRLKAAARGRRAALGGWAATARSLAGVLGRLPSEPRRVA, from the coding sequence GTGACCGACGTGACGCTGGAGAAGATCGAGCGGGTCGAGAAGCCGATGCCGGGCGTACCGGGCGGCGTCGAGTCGCGGCTCGACTACCTGCCCGTACAGCACTCCGCCCTCAAGAACGCCGAGATCATCCCGATGTCCCTGCGCTCCGTGCACTTCGTCATGCCGGGCGGCGTCGACGACCCGACCGTGCCGAGCGGCGGCAACGCCTACGACCGGCGCGTGAGCCTGGACCTGGCCGGCTTCGGCTGGCAGGTGCACCAGCACGCGGTGCCCGGTGAATGGCCCCGCCCGTCGGCGGCGGCCCGCGCCGAACTCGCCCGCACGCTGCGGGACCTGCCCGACGGCACGATCGTCCTCCTGGACGGCCTCGTCGCCTGCGGGGTCCCCGAGATCGTGGTGCCCGAGACGGAGCGGCTGAGCCTCGCCGTCCTCGTCCACCTCCCGCTCGGCGACGAGACGGGACTGGACCCGGCGGCCGCGGCCGAACTGGACGCCAAGGAACGCGCCGTCCTGCGGGCCGTGCCCGCCGTCGTCGCCACCAGCGACTGGGCGGTCCGCCGCCTCGTCTCCCACCACGGGCTCGCCCCCGACCGGGTCCATGTCGCCGCCCCCGGCGCCGACATCGCCCCCCTCGCCCCCGGCACCGACGGCGTCTCCCGGCTGCTGTGCGTCGCCGCGGTGACCCCGCGCAAGGGCCAGCACCGGCTGATCGAGGCGCTGGCCACGGTGACCGAACTGCCGTGGAGCTGCGTCTGCGTCGGCGGACTCACCCACGACCCGCAGTACGTCGCGAGCCTGCGGGTCCTGATCAAGAAGTACGGCCTCCAGGACCGCCTGCACCTCGCGGGCCCCCAGGCCGGCGCCGAACTCGACGCCAGCTACCACGCAGCCGACCTCATGGTCCTCACCTCCTATGCCGAGACCTACGGCATGGCGGTGACCGAAGCCCTCGCCCGCGGCATCCCGGTGCTGGCCACCGATGTCGGCGGGCTGCCCGAGGCGGTCGGCCGCGCCCCCGACGGCGGGGTGCCCGGCATCCTCGTCCCGCCGGAGGACCCCGCCGCCCTCGCCGCCGAACTGCGAGGCTGGTTCGGCGAGGCGGACGTCAGACGGCGTCTGAAGGCCGCGGCCCGAGGGCGGCGGGCCGCCCTGGGCGGCTGGGCGGCCACGGCTCGCAGTCTGGCCGGAGTACTCGGCCGACTGCCGAGCGAACCCCGGAGGGTGGCATGA
- the ribA gene encoding GTP cyclohydrolase II: MTEKIGVLGKKSSQRTGVERVVNAPLPTVYGKFQAVGYLDHDRGDEQVALVYGEIGTDEVLTRLHSECLTGDAFGSQHCECGDQLASALRAVAAEGAGVVVYLRGHEGRGIGLLAKLRAMALQAEGLDTVEANLALGLPVDARDYGVAAGILHDLGVNSVRLMSNNPRKREALVRHGIRVAETVPLLIPPCENNITYLRTKRERLDHHLPHLDAVVSSS; this comes from the coding sequence ATGACAGAAAAAATTGGCGTGCTCGGCAAGAAGTCATCACAGCGCACGGGTGTGGAACGCGTCGTGAATGCCCCGCTGCCCACCGTGTACGGGAAATTCCAGGCGGTCGGGTATCTCGATCACGACCGCGGCGACGAACAAGTGGCCCTGGTCTACGGCGAGATCGGCACGGACGAGGTGCTCACCCGGCTGCATTCCGAGTGCCTGACCGGTGACGCGTTCGGCTCCCAGCACTGCGAGTGCGGCGACCAGCTGGCCTCCGCGCTGCGCGCCGTGGCCGCCGAGGGCGCCGGCGTCGTCGTCTACCTCCGCGGTCACGAGGGCCGCGGCATCGGGCTGCTCGCCAAGCTGCGTGCGATGGCCCTCCAGGCGGAGGGTCTGGACACCGTCGAGGCGAACCTCGCGCTCGGTCTGCCCGTGGACGCCCGCGACTACGGCGTCGCCGCCGGGATCCTGCACGACCTGGGTGTGAACTCGGTCCGGCTCATGTCCAACAACCCGCGCAAGCGCGAGGCGCTGGTGCGGCACGGCATCCGGGTCGCCGAGACGGTCCCGCTGCTGATACCGCCGTGCGAGAACAACATCACCTACCTGCGGACCAAGCGGGAACGGCTGGACCACCATCTGCCCCACCTGGACGCGGTCGTCAGCTCCTCCTGA
- a CDS encoding ornithine cyclodeaminase family protein has protein sequence MTDDILFLAADRVEQLLDRDTAIRSQRAAFTALGRQEADLPAKIMHPSRFDDSVVFAYLSRLSADSGAVAKIGSVNPGNAAAGLPTVHAVITVLDPLTGRLAAVLDGTAVTTLRTAAASAVAVDALARPDAVDLAILGSGTQALAHARAIARVREVKSVRLWSPTPAHRARAAETLAAELDLPVEPTTTAEAAVTGASVVAACTLSTTPVVRGRWLADGCTVVSVGSFEPGRSEVDAEVLRRAVARGAVVVDDPETAAHHAGPVVDALREGVLTMEDLVPLGAVLTGRRRARTGPEDVVHYNSVGLGVQDAAVAWAVVEAARGAAR, from the coding sequence GTGACCGACGACATCCTCTTCCTCGCCGCCGACCGGGTCGAGCAGCTCCTCGACCGCGACACCGCGATCAGGTCCCAGCGCGCCGCCTTCACCGCGCTCGGCCGGCAGGAGGCGGACCTGCCGGCGAAGATCATGCACCCCAGCCGCTTCGACGACAGCGTCGTCTTCGCCTACCTCTCCCGGCTGTCCGCGGACAGCGGAGCCGTCGCGAAGATCGGCAGCGTCAACCCCGGCAACGCGGCGGCCGGACTGCCGACCGTCCACGCCGTGATCACCGTGCTCGACCCGCTGACCGGCCGACTCGCCGCCGTCCTGGACGGCACGGCGGTGACCACCCTGCGCACGGCCGCCGCCAGCGCCGTCGCCGTCGACGCACTGGCCCGCCCCGACGCCGTGGACCTGGCGATCCTCGGCTCCGGCACCCAGGCCCTCGCCCACGCGCGGGCCATCGCCCGGGTACGGGAGGTGAAGTCCGTACGGCTGTGGAGCCCCACCCCCGCACACCGCGCCCGCGCCGCCGAGACCCTGGCCGCCGAACTGGACCTGCCCGTCGAACCGACCACGACCGCCGAGGCCGCCGTGACCGGGGCCTCCGTCGTCGCGGCCTGCACGCTCAGCACCACACCCGTGGTGCGCGGGCGGTGGCTGGCCGACGGCTGCACCGTCGTCAGCGTGGGCTCGTTCGAGCCCGGCCGCAGCGAGGTGGACGCCGAGGTCCTCCGGCGGGCCGTAGCCCGCGGAGCCGTCGTGGTCGACGACCCCGAGACCGCCGCGCACCACGCGGGGCCCGTCGTGGACGCCCTGCGGGAAGGAGTGCTGACCATGGAAGACCTGGTTCCACTGGGTGCCGTGCTCACCGGACGGCGCCGGGCCCGCACCGGGCCCGAGGACGTCGTCCACTACAACAGCGTCGGCCTCGGCGTCCAGGACGCTGCCGTCGCCTGGGCCGTGGTCGAGGCGGCCAGGGGAGCGGCCCGGTGA
- a CDS encoding NAD(P)/FAD-dependent oxidoreductase, whose amino-acid sequence MIARAGVVVIGGGVMGTSIACHLARAGVRDVVLIERDELAAGSTSKAAGGVRAQFSDELNIQLGARSLEAFGRFEEETGQHIGLHRVGYLFLLSTPEEVASFEAGVRLQNSLGVPSRMIDPAEARRLSPLISTDGLLAAAFSPDDGHCTPESVVHGYAADARRHGARILRHTEVTGIERHGDTITAVATTLGRIATDTVICAAGAWSRAVGAMAGVDLPVRPLRRQIAVTEPVEGLPPRLPMTIDFTSSLYFHSEGPGLLVGMSDPDERPGFATDTHDRWIPRLGAAMEHRAPALLNLRRTGGWAGLYENTPDHNALIGEATSVSRFLYATGFSGHGFLQGPAVGEVVRDLYLGRVPFVDVSPLSAGRFAADAPRPEANLV is encoded by the coding sequence GTGATCGCCCGCGCCGGTGTCGTCGTCATCGGCGGTGGGGTGATGGGCACCAGCATCGCCTGCCACCTGGCCCGCGCCGGGGTGCGGGACGTGGTCCTGATCGAACGCGACGAACTCGCCGCCGGTTCCACCTCCAAAGCGGCCGGCGGGGTACGGGCGCAGTTCTCCGACGAGCTCAACATCCAGCTCGGCGCGCGCAGTCTGGAGGCGTTCGGGCGGTTCGAGGAGGAGACCGGCCAGCACATCGGGCTGCACCGGGTCGGCTATCTGTTCCTGCTGTCCACACCGGAGGAGGTCGCCTCCTTCGAGGCGGGCGTGCGCCTCCAGAACTCCCTCGGCGTGCCCAGCCGCATGATCGACCCCGCCGAGGCCCGCCGGCTCTCCCCGCTGATCAGCACCGACGGGCTCCTCGCGGCCGCGTTCTCGCCCGACGACGGCCACTGCACCCCCGAGTCCGTCGTCCACGGCTACGCGGCCGACGCCCGCCGGCACGGTGCGCGGATCCTGCGGCACACCGAGGTCACCGGCATCGAACGGCACGGCGACACCATCACGGCCGTGGCGACGACCCTGGGCCGGATCGCCACCGACACGGTGATCTGCGCGGCCGGCGCCTGGTCGCGGGCGGTCGGCGCGATGGCCGGCGTGGACCTGCCGGTGCGGCCGCTGCGCCGGCAGATCGCGGTCACCGAACCCGTCGAGGGGCTGCCGCCCCGCCTGCCCATGACCATCGACTTCACCAGCAGCCTCTACTTCCACTCCGAGGGTCCCGGACTCCTCGTCGGGATGTCCGACCCCGACGAGCGGCCCGGCTTCGCCACCGACACCCACGACCGCTGGATACCCCGGCTGGGCGCGGCGATGGAACACCGCGCCCCCGCCCTGCTGAACCTGCGCCGCACGGGCGGCTGGGCGGGCCTGTACGAGAACACCCCCGACCACAACGCCCTGATCGGCGAGGCGACTTCGGTCTCCCGCTTCCTGTACGCGACGGGCTTTTCCGGCCACGGTTTCCTCCAGGGACCCGCCGTCGGCGAAGTCGTCCGCGACCTGTACCTCGGCCGCGTACCCTTCGTGGATGTCAGCCCCTTGAGCGCCGGCCGGTTCGCGGCCGACGCCCCGCGCCCGGAGGCCAACCTGGTATGA
- a CDS encoding GNAT family N-acetyltransferase encodes METQDVRVEPAGSADQELVDAFARMLPQLSSTAARLDLAAVERILSCDANTVLVARADDRIVGTLTLVMFPVPSGLRARIEDVVVDHAARGHGVAGLLTHEALRLAREAGARTVDLTSRPDRAAANRVYERLGFRQRESTVYRVPLKG; translated from the coding sequence ATGGAGACCCAGGACGTCCGTGTGGAGCCTGCCGGGTCGGCGGACCAGGAACTGGTCGACGCCTTCGCCCGGATGCTGCCGCAGCTGTCGTCGACCGCCGCGCGGCTCGACCTCGCCGCGGTCGAGCGGATCCTGTCGTGCGACGCGAACACCGTGCTCGTCGCCCGCGCGGACGACCGGATCGTCGGCACCCTGACCCTCGTGATGTTCCCCGTCCCGTCCGGGCTGCGGGCCCGTATCGAGGACGTGGTCGTCGATCACGCGGCCCGCGGTCACGGAGTCGCCGGGCTGCTCACCCACGAGGCCCTGCGGCTGGCCCGGGAGGCCGGGGCCCGCACCGTCGACCTCACCTCCCGCCCGGACCGGGCGGCGGCGAACCGGGTGTACGAGCGGCTGGGCTTCCGGCAGAGGGAGTCGACCGTGTACCGGGTGCCGCTCAAGGGCTGA
- a CDS encoding CDP-alcohol phosphatidyltransferase family protein, with protein sequence MALNNTYEARLVQQETAVGAGLQILLLALLGTAIGMGPAGWLTGLAFAIATWAVLSRALHRTRPRSFGPANRVTLGRATLVGAVTALVADSFESSPPVTLFVGLTAVALILDGVDGKVARATGTSTPLGARFDMEVDAFLILVLSVYMSMSLGPWVLLIGAMRYGFVAAARAWTWLNAPLPPSTARKTVAALQGVLLLLAASGLLPYAATFAVVAVALATLVWSFGRDVLWLWRTHRAERAVVTEMLELVAEPVPAS encoded by the coding sequence GTGGCCCTGAACAACACGTACGAGGCAAGGCTGGTCCAGCAGGAGACCGCGGTGGGAGCGGGCCTCCAGATCCTGTTGCTGGCCCTGCTCGGAACGGCGATCGGCATGGGGCCGGCGGGCTGGCTGACCGGCCTCGCCTTCGCCATCGCCACCTGGGCGGTGCTCTCCCGGGCGCTGCACCGCACCCGGCCGCGGTCCTTCGGGCCCGCCAACCGGGTGACGCTCGGCCGGGCGACCCTGGTCGGCGCGGTGACCGCGCTGGTCGCCGACTCCTTCGAGAGCTCGCCGCCGGTGACGCTGTTCGTCGGTCTGACGGCGGTGGCGCTGATCCTGGACGGCGTGGACGGCAAGGTCGCCCGCGCCACGGGCACCTCGACCCCGCTGGGCGCGCGTTTCGACATGGAGGTCGACGCGTTCCTGATCCTGGTGCTCAGCGTGTACATGTCGATGTCGCTGGGTCCGTGGGTCCTGCTGATCGGCGCCATGCGCTACGGCTTCGTCGCCGCGGCCCGGGCGTGGACGTGGCTGAACGCTCCACTGCCGCCGAGCACGGCCCGCAAGACGGTCGCCGCGCTCCAGGGGGTGCTGCTGCTCCTGGCCGCGTCGGGTCTGCTGCCGTACGCGGCGACCTTCGCCGTCGTCGCCGTCGCCCTGGCCACGCTGGTCTGGTCGTTCGGCCGGGACGTGCTGTGGCTGTGGCGGACGCACCGGGCCGAGCGGGCCGTCGTGACGGAGATGCTGGAGCTGGTGGCGGAGCCGGTCCCGGCGTCCTGA
- a CDS encoding 6-pyruvoyl trahydropterin synthase family protein, which translates to MFSITVRDHIMIAHSFRGEVFGPAQRLHGATFLVDATFRREQLDDDNIVVDIGLATQELGAVVSELNYRNLDNEPDFAGVNTSTEFLAKVIADRLAQRIEKGALGEGAKGLAGLTVTLHESHVAWASYERAL; encoded by the coding sequence TTGTTCAGCATCACCGTCCGCGATCACATCATGATCGCCCACAGCTTCCGCGGCGAGGTCTTCGGCCCCGCGCAGCGTCTGCACGGAGCGACGTTCCTGGTGGACGCCACCTTCCGGCGCGAGCAGCTGGACGACGACAACATCGTCGTCGACATCGGCCTGGCCACTCAGGAACTCGGTGCCGTCGTCAGCGAACTGAACTACCGCAACCTCGACAACGAGCCCGACTTCGCCGGAGTCAACACCTCCACGGAGTTCCTGGCCAAGGTCATCGCGGACCGGCTCGCCCAGCGCATCGAGAAGGGCGCCCTGGGTGAGGGCGCCAAGGGACTGGCGGGCCTCACGGTCACGCTGCACGAGTCGCACGTCGCCTGGGCGAGCTACGAGCGTGCCCTGTGA
- a CDS encoding creatininase family protein — MSGSGIRSAAYGLVPADTTEDVRTRGAGVSSQVAVLPVGSFEQHGRYLPLATDTLVACAIAREIAGAYPVHLLPPVTIACSHEHAAWPGTVSISSVTLHAVVRDIAASLRRSGVEALVLVNGHGGNYVLGNAVQESSARGERMALFPAPEDWEAARERAGVATSLLTDMHAGEIETSILLHAHPEMVRPGYESADFIADDRRHLLSVGMSAYTDSGVIGRPSLGSAEKGKELLASLADSFATYFSILTSAAPESAGEAERG, encoded by the coding sequence ATGAGTGGTTCGGGAATACGGTCGGCGGCGTACGGTCTGGTGCCGGCGGACACTACCGAAGACGTACGGACACGAGGCGCGGGCGTCTCATCCCAGGTGGCCGTTCTTCCGGTCGGCAGCTTCGAACAGCACGGTCGGTACCTGCCGTTGGCGACCGACACGCTGGTCGCCTGCGCCATCGCCCGGGAGATCGCCGGCGCGTACCCGGTGCATCTCCTTCCGCCGGTGACCATCGCCTGCTCGCACGAGCACGCGGCCTGGCCGGGAACCGTCAGCATCTCCTCCGTGACCCTTCACGCGGTGGTACGGGACATAGCGGCGTCACTGCGCCGCTCGGGCGTCGAGGCCCTGGTGCTGGTCAACGGACACGGCGGGAACTACGTCCTGGGCAACGCCGTTCAGGAGTCGTCCGCGCGCGGTGAGCGGATGGCTCTGTTCCCGGCCCCGGAGGACTGGGAGGCGGCGCGGGAGCGGGCCGGGGTGGCGACCTCGCTGCTCACCGACATGCACGCGGGGGAAATCGAGACCTCCATCCTTCTGCACGCCCATCCCGAAATGGTCCGGCCCGGTTACGAGTCGGCCGATTTCATCGCGGACGACCGCCGTCATCTGTTGTCCGTCGGGATGTCCGCCTATACCGATTCGGGCGTCATCGGCCGTCCTTCCCTGGGGTCCGCGGAAAAAGGGAAGGAACTGCTGGCGAGCCTCGCCGATTCCTTCGCGACGTATTTCTCGATCCTCACTTCGGCGGCGCCGGAGAGCGCCGGGGAAGCCGAGCGCGGGTAG
- a CDS encoding zinc-dependent alcohol dehydrogenase — protein sequence MKRTGRAFWLSSPGQGEIRHVALPDPAEDEVVVRSLCSGVSRGTETLVFRGGVPESQYAAMRAPFQEGDFPGPVKYGYLSVGEVEEGPAALVGRTVFCLYPHQTRYVVPASAVTVLPPDVPAERAILAGTVETAVNALWDAAPLVGDRIAVVGGGMVGSSVAALLARFPGVRVQLVDADPARAETAAALGVDFASPADARGDCDLVVHASATEQGLARSLELLTAEGTVLELSWYGDRKVSLPLGEAFHSRRLVIRSSQVGTVSPARRSNRSYADRLALALDLLADPSLDALITGESTFEELPEVMPKLTSGEIPALCHLVRYDKSA from the coding sequence ATGAAGCGCACCGGACGCGCGTTCTGGCTCAGCTCTCCGGGCCAGGGCGAGATACGCCACGTGGCCCTGCCCGACCCCGCCGAGGACGAGGTGGTGGTCCGTTCGCTCTGCTCGGGGGTCAGCCGGGGCACGGAGACACTCGTGTTCCGCGGCGGGGTCCCCGAGAGCCAGTACGCGGCCATGCGGGCGCCCTTCCAGGAGGGTGATTTCCCGGGCCCGGTGAAGTACGGCTACCTCAGCGTCGGTGAGGTGGAGGAGGGGCCCGCGGCGCTCGTCGGCCGTACGGTCTTCTGCCTCTATCCGCATCAGACGCGCTACGTCGTCCCGGCGAGCGCGGTGACCGTCCTGCCGCCGGACGTGCCCGCCGAGCGGGCGATCCTCGCCGGCACCGTCGAGACCGCCGTGAACGCCCTGTGGGACGCGGCGCCCCTGGTGGGGGACCGGATCGCGGTGGTGGGCGGCGGCATGGTCGGCAGTTCGGTGGCCGCGCTGCTGGCCCGCTTCCCCGGCGTCCGCGTCCAGTTGGTCGACGCCGACCCCGCCCGCGCCGAGACCGCCGCGGCCCTCGGGGTCGACTTCGCCTCCCCCGCCGACGCCCGCGGCGACTGCGACCTCGTCGTCCACGCGAGCGCCACCGAGCAGGGACTCGCCCGCTCCCTCGAACTCCTCACGGCCGAGGGCACGGTCCTCGAACTGAGCTGGTACGGCGACCGGAAGGTGAGCCTCCCGCTCGGCGAGGCCTTCCACTCCCGACGGCTCGTCATCCGCAGCAGCCAGGTCGGCACCGTCTCCCCGGCCCGCCGCTCCAACCGCTCCTACGCCGACCGGCTCGCCCTCGCGCTCGACCTCCTCGCCGATCCGTCACTCGACGCGCTCATCACAGGGGAAAGCACGTTCGAGGAACTGCCGGAGGTGATGCCGAAACTGACCTCTGGGGAGATTCCGGCCCTGTGTCATCTCGTGAGGTACGACAAGAGCGCCTGA
- a CDS encoding MDR family MFS transporter yields the protein MTAPTTAPTNALTAGPRQVSGRHRLSPLLRLLILTQLAFNIGFFAVLPFLSAHLGQAVGMAGWLVGFVLGLRTFSQQGLFVVGGALADRYGIRPVVLAGCVLRIGGFAWLGYAAQTWSVICAVLLIGFAAALFSPAVESEVARQAIVHEEHGGSRTRVLALFTVAGQAGAFVGPLIGALLLSVDFRTVCLAGAGIFVLVLAGHAWLLPQHIPGRERVHLRGGMGPLLRNRRFLALCCAYGAYLLAYNQLYLALPAEVERAAGSQAPLAWLFALSSLLVVTAQLPLTRWVGDRLDLRRSMVTGLLLIAAGFAVVAVARPAGWTGTRGLLPAAGFVVLLTLGQMLVAPVARAWVPDLAEEGRLGLYTGALSSVSGLIVLVGSSASGILLDSGLPAAVPWLVLAAVPAAAVALLPRR from the coding sequence ATGACCGCCCCGACGACCGCCCCGACGAACGCCCTGACGGCAGGCCCGCGCCAGGTGTCCGGGCGCCACCGTCTGTCGCCCCTGCTGCGACTGCTGATCCTGACCCAACTCGCCTTCAACATCGGCTTCTTCGCCGTGCTGCCGTTCCTGTCCGCACATCTGGGGCAGGCCGTGGGGATGGCGGGCTGGCTGGTCGGGTTCGTGCTCGGGCTGCGGACCTTCAGCCAGCAGGGGCTGTTCGTGGTCGGCGGGGCGCTCGCCGACCGGTACGGCATCCGGCCGGTCGTCCTCGCCGGATGCGTGCTGCGGATCGGCGGCTTCGCCTGGCTCGGGTACGCCGCGCAGACCTGGTCGGTGATCTGCGCCGTCCTGCTGATCGGGTTCGCGGCCGCGCTGTTCTCGCCCGCCGTGGAGTCCGAGGTCGCCCGCCAGGCGATCGTCCACGAAGAACACGGCGGCTCCCGCACCCGCGTGCTCGCGCTGTTCACCGTCGCCGGACAGGCCGGAGCCTTCGTCGGACCGCTCATCGGCGCGCTGCTGCTGTCGGTGGACTTCCGCACGGTGTGCCTGGCCGGGGCCGGGATCTTCGTGCTCGTCCTCGCCGGGCACGCCTGGCTGCTGCCGCAGCACATACCCGGCCGGGAGCGCGTCCACCTGCGCGGCGGGATGGGGCCGCTGCTGCGCAACCGGCGGTTCCTGGCGCTGTGCTGCGCCTACGGTGCCTATCTGCTCGCCTACAACCAGCTCTATCTCGCGCTGCCCGCCGAGGTGGAGCGCGCGGCGGGCTCGCAAGCCCCGCTGGCCTGGCTGTTCGCGCTGTCGTCGCTGCTGGTGGTGACTGCCCAGCTGCCCCTCACCCGCTGGGTGGGGGACCGGCTCGACCTGCGCCGGTCGATGGTGACAGGACTGCTGCTCATCGCGGCCGGGTTCGCCGTCGTGGCCGTGGCCCGGCCCGCCGGCTGGACCGGCACGCGGGGACTGCTGCCCGCGGCCGGCTTCGTCGTCCTGCTGACCCTCGGCCAGATGCTGGTGGCCCCCGTGGCCCGCGCCTGGGTGCCCGACCTCGCCGAGGAGGGCCGTCTCGGCCTCTATACGGGGGCGCTGTCCTCGGTGTCCGGACTGATCGTCCTGGTGGGCAGTTCGGCCAGCGGCATCCTGCTGGACAGCGGGTTGCCGGCCGCGGTGCCGTGGCTGGTGCTGGCCGCCGTACCGGCCGCCGCCGTCGCGCTGCTGCCGCGTCGGTAA